In the genome of Rubripirellula tenax, one region contains:
- a CDS encoding GspE/PulE family protein: protein MHAGEILRRRGLLTDDQLSQSLQKDPSDVVQTAVALGYVDEREALRVLAEEVGLDFVDLREIDVDLKALEGFPQKLIYRNSLFPIGFEGDSILVATSDPLDLYPLDEASSATGKNIIPVVAANDEIARLMNQHLGVGSETIEGLMAAKGPEDEVELLEQIESDGSELSEMAQEASVVRLVNEILLEAIQSRTSDVHIESQGSGLVVRFRIDGILHTQPTPPEINRFQAAIISRLKIMARLNIAEKRLPQDGRIKLRVHGRDVDIRLSVIPMIHGESLVMRVLDKSSMKFDLQGLGMSPDIFQRFSKIIELPHGIILVTGPTGSGKTTTLYSSLLQIRSPATKIITTEDPVEYQLDGINQIQVHPKIGLTFAASLRSILRHDPDVVLVGEIRDLETAENAIQASLTGHLVFSTLHTNDASGAFTRMGDMGVEPFLVAGTVEAVMAQRLLRRLCKHCKEPFTPTSDDAPPDFAWDSLGDGQIYRPVGCRECRGFGYSGRMGIYELLVTNDDIRQLAQERASSWDIRRAAVKNGMRTLRMDAWDKVVAGDSSVDEVLRVTKGEQM from the coding sequence ATGCATGCTGGCGAAATTCTTCGACGACGGGGTTTGTTGACTGATGACCAATTGAGTCAGAGTCTGCAAAAAGATCCGAGCGACGTTGTTCAAACGGCGGTGGCGCTCGGCTATGTCGATGAACGCGAAGCTCTGCGAGTGTTGGCCGAAGAAGTGGGCTTGGACTTTGTCGACCTGCGAGAAATCGATGTCGACCTGAAGGCGCTCGAAGGCTTTCCGCAAAAGCTGATCTATCGCAATTCGTTGTTTCCGATCGGATTCGAAGGCGATTCGATTTTGGTCGCCACCTCGGATCCGCTGGACCTGTATCCGTTGGATGAAGCCAGTTCGGCGACGGGTAAAAACATCATTCCTGTGGTCGCGGCGAACGACGAAATCGCACGGTTGATGAACCAGCACTTGGGCGTCGGTAGCGAGACGATCGAAGGCTTGATGGCCGCGAAGGGCCCCGAGGACGAAGTCGAACTGCTAGAACAGATCGAATCGGACGGCAGCGAACTGAGCGAGATGGCTCAAGAAGCGTCGGTGGTTCGTTTGGTGAACGAAATTCTGCTCGAAGCGATTCAGTCGCGGACCAGTGACGTTCACATCGAGTCGCAAGGCAGCGGATTGGTCGTTCGTTTTCGAATCGACGGGATCCTGCACACCCAGCCGACGCCTCCGGAAATCAATCGTTTTCAAGCGGCGATCATCAGCCGCTTGAAGATCATGGCCAGATTGAACATCGCCGAAAAACGATTGCCTCAAGACGGTCGAATCAAGCTTCGCGTTCACGGGCGAGACGTGGATATCCGGTTGAGCGTGATCCCGATGATCCACGGCGAGAGCCTGGTGATGCGGGTTTTGGACAAGTCGTCGATGAAGTTCGACTTGCAAGGTTTGGGAATGTCGCCCGACATCTTCCAGCGGTTCAGCAAGATCATCGAACTGCCTCACGGAATCATCCTGGTCACCGGTCCGACGGGTTCAGGTAAAACGACGACGCTGTACAGCAGCTTGCTGCAGATCCGTTCGCCGGCGACCAAGATCATCACGACCGAAGACCCCGTCGAGTATCAGTTGGACGGCATCAACCAAATTCAAGTTCACCCCAAGATCGGCTTGACGTTTGCGGCGTCGCTTCGCAGCATTTTGCGTCACGACCCCGACGTCGTTTTGGTCGGGGAAATTCGCGACTTGGAAACCGCCGAGAACGCGATTCAAGCTTCCTTGACCGGGCACTTGGTGTTTAGCACGTTGCACACCAACGACGCGTCGGGCGCGTTCACTCGGATGGGCGATATGGGCGTCGAGCCCTTTTTGGTAGCCGGAACGGTCGAAGCCGTGATGGCCCAGCGGCTGCTTCGTCGGTTGTGCAAACATTGCAAAGAACCGTTCACGCCCACCTCCGACGACGCGCCGCCGGACTTTGCGTGGGATAGCCTTGGCGATGGACAAATCTATCGCCCCGTCGGATGCCGCGAATGCCGCGGATTCGGATACAGCGGGCGAATGGGTATTTACGAATTGTTGGTCACCAACGATGACATTCGCCAGTTGGCCCAAGAGCGGGCTAGCAGTTGGGACATCCGTCGCGCCGCAGTGAAAAACGGAATGCGAACGCTGCGGATGGACGCATGGGATAAGGTCGTCGCGGGCGACAGCAGCGTCGACGAAGTCCTTCGCGTCACCAAGGGAGAGCAAATGTAA
- a CDS encoding phage integrase N-terminal SAM-like domain-containing protein, with the protein MTPYQNRLNEITARVAGDMKIRNFAQATIDAYTYHIDRFADFLGATEVVDATPEHVRSFQLHLIERRKFGWSSFNQAVLRLANRSLRETG; encoded by the coding sequence ATGACTCCTTATCAAAACCGGCTCAACGAAATCACCGCCCGCGTTGCCGGCGACATGAAAATCCGAAACTTCGCCCAAGCCACCATCGATGCCTACACCTACCACATCGATCGATTCGCCGACTTTCTCGGCGCCACCGAAGTGGTCGATGCCACACCCGAACACGTCCGGTCATTCCAATTGCACTTGATCGAACGGCGAAAGTTTGGTTGGAGCTCCTTCAACCAGGCCGTTTTGCGATTGGCGAATCGTTCATTACGTGAAACTGGCTAA
- a CDS encoding DUF1501 domain-containing protein, producing the protein MNQINRRESLFRLGTSLGGIASAALLAQDARSTEAMLAQDARSSDGAEGPMSPKIGHFPAKAKNCIFLMMEGGPSHIDTFDPKPALDKLHLKEFTREGEMKSAMESGKRYYVASPFKFAKYGESGAAMADNWSHLSSVADELCFYRGCQVDSVNHPTAMYQMNCGDRFGGDPGIGSWVTYGLGSENQNLPGFLVLPEVSYPQGGAANWSNGYLPAFYQGTPLRAKGSPILDLQPPPGITSARQRANLDFLSQVNADHAAKHPDHDDLNARMESYELAFRMQMEVPDAVDLSGEDAKTLAMYGIGGGATDSFGRKCLLARKMVEKGVRFVQLYNGSWDSHDYIERAHGNLVRGVDQPIAALITDLKQRGLLDSTLIVWCGEFGRTPDNGVRGGVAYGRDHNPNAMTIWMAGGGCNAGHTIGATDETGTNAVENVHHVRDFHCTLLRLLGLDDNKLTYYHAGRFKQLSQFGGKVIHDLIA; encoded by the coding sequence ATGAACCAGATCAATCGGCGCGAGAGTCTTTTCCGGCTTGGCACATCGCTGGGTGGCATCGCATCGGCGGCCTTGCTTGCCCAGGACGCGCGGTCAACCGAGGCCATGCTTGCCCAAGACGCCAGATCATCGGACGGCGCCGAAGGCCCGATGTCGCCCAAGATCGGACACTTTCCTGCCAAGGCAAAAAACTGCATCTTCTTGATGATGGAGGGCGGCCCTTCGCATATCGATACATTCGATCCTAAGCCGGCACTCGATAAGTTGCACTTGAAAGAGTTCACGCGCGAGGGAGAGATGAAATCAGCGATGGAGAGTGGCAAACGATATTACGTCGCTAGCCCGTTCAAGTTCGCGAAGTACGGCGAAAGTGGAGCCGCGATGGCAGACAATTGGAGCCACCTTTCCTCCGTCGCCGATGAGTTGTGTTTCTATCGCGGTTGTCAGGTCGACAGTGTCAATCACCCGACGGCGATGTATCAGATGAACTGCGGCGATCGTTTCGGTGGTGACCCGGGGATCGGATCGTGGGTGACTTACGGGCTTGGCAGCGAGAATCAGAACCTTCCCGGATTCCTGGTGCTGCCCGAGGTGTCTTATCCTCAAGGCGGTGCAGCAAATTGGAGCAACGGCTACTTACCAGCCTTCTATCAAGGTACGCCGCTTCGCGCAAAGGGCTCGCCGATTCTTGATCTACAGCCACCACCGGGAATTACATCGGCGCGGCAAAGGGCGAACCTTGACTTCCTAAGTCAGGTCAACGCTGATCACGCGGCAAAACATCCCGACCACGATGATCTGAACGCGCGAATGGAAAGCTACGAACTTGCCTTCCGAATGCAGATGGAAGTGCCGGACGCCGTCGACTTGTCTGGTGAGGATGCTAAGACGCTAGCGATGTACGGAATTGGTGGCGGTGCCACGGACTCTTTCGGCCGCAAGTGTTTACTGGCGCGAAAAATGGTCGAAAAGGGAGTGCGTTTTGTCCAGCTCTACAACGGGTCATGGGACAGCCATGACTACATCGAGCGCGCCCACGGGAACCTGGTTCGCGGCGTCGACCAACCGATCGCGGCACTGATCACCGACCTGAAGCAGCGTGGATTGCTCGACAGCACATTGATCGTTTGGTGTGGCGAATTCGGTCGCACGCCCGACAACGGCGTCCGCGGCGGCGTCGCGTACGGACGTGACCACAATCCGAATGCCATGACGATCTGGATGGCCGGTGGCGGTTGCAATGCTGGGCACACGATTGGCGCTACCGACGAGACGGGAACGAATGCCGTTGAGAACGTACATCACGTCCGCGACTTTCATTGCACGCTGCTACGACTGCTAGGTCTCGATGACAACAAGCTGACGTACTACCACGCGGGACGCTTCAAACAACTGAGTCAGTTTGGTGGCAAAGTGATTCACGATCTGATCGCGTGA
- the map gene encoding type I methionyl aminopeptidase, with translation MLTKQKKLILTSEQQDAMRRAGRVNARLMDYIRPHVQAGITTLAIDELIHAWTIDNGHVPATLGYQNFPKSCCTSINDVICHGIPDDYELRDGDIVNVDITTIVDGWHGDQSETFLIGDVSEERRSVTQCALDCLYLAIDALTPGCRVSTIGETVVPESHRRGFTVVREYVGHGLGRSFHLDPSIPHFPNRQSRIDRLYPGMCFTVEPMINAGTRYTRSDKVDGWTVRTKDGRASAQFEHSILMTEDGPEILTLTEYGPKKGHQFEGLAQARKIEPSNVESA, from the coding sequence ATGCTGACAAAGCAAAAGAAGCTAATCCTGACGTCCGAACAGCAGGACGCGATGCGGCGTGCGGGCCGAGTCAACGCACGGCTGATGGACTACATCCGACCGCACGTCCAAGCCGGAATCACGACCCTTGCGATCGACGAATTGATCCACGCATGGACCATCGATAACGGCCACGTACCGGCGACGCTGGGGTACCAGAATTTTCCCAAGAGCTGCTGTACCAGCATCAACGACGTGATCTGCCACGGCATTCCCGATGACTACGAACTTCGTGATGGCGACATCGTGAATGTGGACATCACAACGATCGTCGACGGCTGGCACGGCGATCAAAGCGAGACGTTCTTGATCGGCGATGTTTCCGAAGAACGTCGCTCCGTCACGCAGTGCGCCCTTGATTGCTTGTACCTGGCTATAGACGCCCTGACGCCCGGTTGTCGGGTCAGCACGATCGGGGAAACAGTTGTCCCCGAATCGCATCGACGTGGTTTCACGGTTGTTCGAGAATACGTCGGCCACGGATTGGGCAGGTCATTTCATCTGGACCCTTCGATCCCACACTTTCCGAATCGCCAAAGTCGCATCGATCGCCTGTACCCGGGCATGTGCTTTACCGTCGAACCGATGATCAACGCGGGAACGCGATACACACGAAGCGACAAAGTTGATGGCTGGACCGTTCGCACGAAAGACGGTCGTGCCTCCGCTCAATTCGAACATTCGATCTTGATGACCGAAGACGGGCCCGAGATTCTGACGCTTACGGAATATGGTCCGAAGAAGGGCCATCAGTTTGAAGGGCTCGCGCAAGCACGAAAGATCGAACCCAGCAACGTGGAGTCGGCGTAA
- a CDS encoding type II secretion system F family protein has translation MPVFSYTARDMSGKQIVGTLDAANEREAATQLSERSLFPVEVKDASSGSSMAVLGGRKKKVSGQTMAMFYNQLASLLRAGVPMIRSLTVLSNQSGSATLKEVITDIKGKVEDGQTLGDAMARYPKVFSDMGCNMVRAGSEGGFLEDALERVGAFTELQEDLKGRTVSAMAYPIFLFSVGSVVLSALLVFFVPKFDMLFERLRKKGEMPVMTEWLLNFSNFLQSYGWILLVAAAIGLVIVNAKLKSEAGKELADRVKLKIPVLGEILMSLAVARFCRVLGTLLGNGVPILRSLEIAGSAAGNRLLSRSIADATENIKSGESLASPLRNSGYFPQSVAEMISVGEESNSLDTVLPDIADSLEKTTFRRLDLFVRLLEPMMLLVMAILVLGVVMALLVPVLKSSTSL, from the coding sequence ATGCCTGTCTTCTCCTACACCGCTCGCGACATGTCGGGCAAGCAGATCGTCGGGACGCTGGATGCGGCAAACGAGCGTGAGGCCGCCACGCAGTTGTCGGAACGGTCGTTGTTTCCGGTCGAAGTCAAAGACGCTTCGTCCGGATCGTCGATGGCGGTGCTCGGCGGCCGCAAGAAAAAGGTTAGCGGCCAAACGATGGCGATGTTCTATAACCAACTCGCTTCGTTGCTGCGCGCCGGCGTGCCGATGATTCGGTCGCTGACAGTGCTGTCAAACCAATCGGGCAGCGCAACGCTGAAGGAAGTGATCACCGACATCAAGGGCAAGGTCGAAGACGGCCAGACGCTAGGCGACGCGATGGCCCGGTATCCCAAAGTCTTTAGCGACATGGGATGCAATATGGTCCGCGCGGGCAGCGAGGGCGGATTTTTGGAAGATGCTCTCGAACGCGTCGGCGCTTTCACCGAATTGCAGGAAGATCTGAAGGGCCGAACGGTCAGCGCAATGGCGTACCCAATCTTTCTGTTCTCGGTCGGCAGCGTGGTGTTGTCAGCACTGTTGGTTTTCTTTGTGCCGAAGTTCGACATGCTGTTTGAACGGCTTCGTAAGAAGGGCGAAATGCCGGTGATGACGGAATGGTTGCTCAACTTCAGCAATTTTTTGCAAAGCTATGGTTGGATCCTACTGGTCGCCGCCGCCATCGGTCTTGTGATCGTCAACGCGAAGCTGAAATCGGAAGCTGGCAAAGAACTGGCCGACCGAGTGAAGTTGAAAATCCCCGTTCTGGGCGAAATTCTGATGAGCCTGGCGGTGGCCCGCTTCTGCCGCGTTTTGGGAACGTTACTTGGTAACGGTGTGCCGATTTTGCGATCGTTGGAGATTGCCGGGTCGGCGGCAGGCAATCGGTTGCTGTCGCGTTCGATCGCCGACGCGACCGAGAATATCAAGAGCGGTGAAAGTTTGGCGTCGCCGCTTCGCAACAGTGGCTATTTTCCGCAATCTGTCGCCGAAATGATCAGCGTCGGCGAGGAAAGCAACTCGCTCGATACGGTCCTGCCCGATATCGCCGACTCGCTAGAGAAGACGACTTTCCGGCGACTCGACCTGTTCGTGCGTTTGCTCGAACCGATGATGCTCTTGGTGATGGCCATTTTGGTACTCGGCGTCGTCATGGCGTTGCTGGTACCGGTGCTCAAAAGCAGCACGTCGCTTTAA
- a CDS encoding TIGR00341 family protein produces the protein MALRLVELVIPATSVDAVAELASVGGVLGRWDDQLAGDLTLIRMLVDVQQTELLLDDLEHRFGNTDGFRVILLPIEATLPRPAEPSKEPTGGVQSTKLFERISREELYHDIAESADISWVFATQVVLATMVAAVGLIRDDTAIIIGAMVIAPLLGPNMSLCFATCLGDIELARRALKANAVGLTIALAASLFIGLVFAIDPEGPAVASRTSVSGGDIVLALASGCAGVLAFTAGAPSALIGVMVAVALLPPFAVFGLLLANGEIELAVGALMLVATNVICVNLAGVLTFQVQGVRPRTWWEADRAKKAMRVGVATWSTLLLILIALIALAATNS, from the coding sequence ATGGCGCTGCGTCTCGTCGAGCTAGTGATCCCCGCGACCTCGGTCGACGCCGTTGCTGAATTGGCGAGTGTCGGCGGTGTGCTGGGTCGCTGGGATGATCAATTGGCGGGCGACTTGACTCTGATCAGGATGTTGGTCGACGTTCAGCAAACCGAATTGTTGTTGGACGACCTTGAACATCGGTTTGGAAACACGGATGGCTTCCGAGTGATCTTGTTGCCCATCGAAGCCACGCTGCCGCGTCCGGCCGAACCATCGAAAGAACCAACCGGTGGCGTTCAATCAACAAAATTGTTCGAACGGATCAGTCGCGAAGAGCTGTATCATGATATCGCGGAATCGGCCGACATCTCCTGGGTCTTCGCGACCCAAGTGGTGTTGGCCACGATGGTCGCAGCGGTCGGACTGATTCGCGACGATACGGCGATCATCATCGGCGCGATGGTGATCGCGCCGCTTCTGGGGCCAAACATGTCGTTGTGTTTTGCGACATGCTTGGGGGACATTGAGCTGGCACGACGGGCGCTCAAAGCAAACGCGGTTGGGCTGACGATCGCGTTAGCAGCGTCGTTGTTCATCGGCCTGGTCTTCGCGATCGACCCCGAAGGGCCGGCGGTTGCGTCGCGAACGAGCGTGTCGGGTGGCGACATCGTGCTTGCGTTGGCGTCGGGATGTGCCGGTGTGCTCGCATTCACAGCGGGGGCGCCGTCGGCGTTGATAGGTGTCATGGTCGCCGTAGCGTTGCTTCCGCCGTTCGCGGTTTTCGGTTTGCTTTTGGCGAATGGCGAAATTGAATTGGCTGTCGGCGCGTTGATGTTGGTCGCAACGAATGTGATTTGTGTGAATCTTGCAGGCGTGTTGACGTTTCAAGTGCAAGGCGTCCGACCGCGAACATGGTGGGAAGCAGATCGCGCCAAAAAAGCGATGCGAGTTGGGGTGGCCACGTGGTCGACGTTGCTGCTGATCCTGATTGCGCTGATAGCACTTGCAGCGACAAACTCGTGA
- a CDS encoding secretin N-terminal domain-containing protein has protein sequence MKFLHPSALILATCFALAINSAAAQEIAETQQASAPQDDAGSQPLVSDVDLVPATVAVSDDGLRFNFNGADWKSVLEWFSDQADLSLQLDAIPMGTFTFTDPTRSYSSEQALDVLNLSLMKRGYSLVRRGRLLQVIDLEVANADKLISEIAELVKPEQLDQRGKSDIVSSVFPLGSLTPTAAREELALLIGPWGRVVVLDSARQVKVTETASKLIAIRDLLRNTSVADTNVVEIVLKHRGAEELLEIARPLLGLESGVNASDDVRISIGPLGDRIYATGLPGKTGLLESIIAKADQPLAIAAAGDGVEVTLPSFRTHRVENADSATVFDVLQTLLAGTPDARIAIDPKTNAIVAFARPETHEMITKSIAEMEGSGQEFKVLDLRRLDPAQALLTINKFFGVTAEGGEGPTVDGDPTTGKLWVRGTAAEIRLVEQLLEELEGESQFGDMNEKVRILPYTGRAATDALNQAQGLWPMMGRENQIRTIAPASGGAGNGSGGIPERRVIRGNEPMPSHDPEPPTIGSEARHPAAKASDQTFVMMQNDGGIEPSSGDTQTYSIGGKDIIVQFTPAGMLIASDDVEALDAFENLMISLAGPSAAQSNLPTIFWLKYVKAEEVAELISKVLGGAESSVSSAVDSMVGGFGGGMLGGLMGLGGGGGGETSSAKSILTATGSVSMVPDPRLNALIVQAGPTDMQMIEMILEKIDIQESPEDIETAAKPLLIPVIYQDAKEVADVVKAVFGDRIVGQESSSGGGGRGGGGGGQPSPQDFIQALRGGGGRGGGNAETATSTPSKIGIAVDAKSNSLIVIATPQDFNEVRALVEQLDEGGMTTEETISTYTMRGAINPDVLKLALESILGTQAKSTSSKSDTGSSSSTASSSSPGGDAAAQSAADIQRRVEFFRSIRGGDTGGGSPFGGRGGGGSPFGGGGGGGGGGGRPGGGGGGGGRGGR, from the coding sequence GTGAAATTTCTCCATCCTTCCGCTCTGATTCTGGCGACGTGTTTCGCACTTGCGATCAATTCGGCAGCTGCCCAGGAAATCGCGGAGACTCAACAGGCCTCGGCCCCCCAAGACGACGCTGGTTCCCAGCCGCTTGTTTCCGATGTCGATCTGGTTCCAGCGACCGTCGCGGTCAGCGATGACGGGCTGCGGTTTAATTTCAACGGTGCAGACTGGAAATCGGTTTTGGAATGGTTTTCGGACCAAGCCGATTTGTCGTTGCAGTTAGACGCCATCCCGATGGGAACGTTCACGTTCACCGACCCGACTCGGTCGTACTCGTCCGAACAAGCACTGGATGTTCTGAACCTTTCGCTGATGAAGCGAGGATACTCGCTGGTTCGCCGCGGGCGTCTGTTGCAAGTGATCGACTTGGAAGTTGCCAACGCTGACAAACTGATCAGCGAAATTGCCGAATTGGTTAAGCCGGAACAACTTGACCAACGCGGTAAGAGCGACATTGTCAGTTCCGTTTTCCCGCTCGGAAGCCTGACGCCGACGGCCGCAAGAGAGGAGCTGGCGTTGCTGATCGGTCCCTGGGGGCGTGTCGTCGTCCTCGATAGTGCTCGCCAAGTCAAGGTAACCGAAACAGCTAGTAAGTTAATCGCAATCCGCGATCTGCTTCGCAACACATCAGTCGCCGATACGAACGTCGTTGAAATCGTCTTGAAGCATCGCGGCGCCGAAGAACTGCTCGAAATTGCACGTCCGCTTCTCGGACTCGAGTCGGGTGTCAATGCATCCGACGACGTCCGCATTTCGATCGGACCACTAGGCGACCGGATTTATGCAACCGGATTGCCAGGCAAAACGGGTTTGTTGGAATCGATCATTGCGAAGGCTGATCAGCCGCTCGCGATCGCCGCAGCCGGTGACGGTGTCGAAGTGACGCTGCCCAGTTTTCGTACTCACCGTGTCGAGAATGCGGACAGCGCGACTGTGTTCGATGTCTTGCAAACGTTGCTGGCGGGAACGCCTGACGCCCGCATCGCGATCGACCCAAAGACCAATGCCATCGTTGCTTTCGCGCGACCGGAAACGCACGAGATGATTACGAAGAGCATCGCCGAAATGGAAGGTAGCGGTCAAGAATTCAAGGTGCTCGATCTGCGTCGACTCGATCCGGCACAAGCCCTGCTGACCATCAATAAGTTCTTTGGTGTCACGGCCGAAGGCGGTGAAGGTCCCACCGTCGACGGTGATCCCACGACCGGAAAATTGTGGGTTCGCGGAACCGCGGCGGAAATCCGCCTAGTCGAACAGCTACTGGAGGAACTCGAAGGCGAGTCGCAGTTCGGTGACATGAACGAAAAAGTTCGCATCCTTCCCTACACCGGTCGCGCCGCCACGGATGCATTGAATCAAGCACAAGGCTTGTGGCCGATGATGGGACGCGAAAATCAAATTCGAACCATCGCTCCCGCGAGCGGCGGTGCCGGGAATGGATCTGGCGGCATTCCCGAACGGCGCGTGATCCGCGGCAATGAACCGATGCCAAGCCATGATCCCGAACCACCGACGATCGGTTCGGAAGCACGCCATCCTGCCGCGAAAGCCTCTGATCAAACGTTTGTGATGATGCAGAACGATGGCGGAATCGAACCATCGTCTGGCGATACTCAAACGTATTCGATTGGCGGCAAGGACATCATCGTCCAATTCACGCCCGCAGGAATGCTGATCGCCTCAGACGACGTCGAAGCACTCGATGCTTTCGAGAATCTAATGATTTCGCTCGCCGGCCCCTCGGCGGCACAGTCGAATTTGCCAACCATATTCTGGCTCAAGTATGTCAAGGCAGAAGAAGTCGCCGAACTGATTTCCAAAGTCCTGGGCGGCGCGGAGAGTTCTGTTTCTTCGGCCGTCGATTCGATGGTCGGCGGTTTCGGTGGCGGCATGCTCGGCGGATTGATGGGCTTGGGTGGTGGTGGCGGTGGTGAAACTTCATCGGCCAAATCGATTCTTACAGCGACAGGCTCCGTCAGCATGGTTCCCGATCCGCGATTGAACGCGTTGATCGTGCAAGCCGGTCCGACGGACATGCAGATGATCGAAATGATCCTTGAAAAGATCGACATCCAAGAGAGTCCCGAAGACATCGAAACGGCGGCCAAACCGTTGCTGATACCAGTGATTTACCAAGATGCGAAAGAAGTCGCTGATGTTGTGAAGGCTGTATTCGGTGACCGCATTGTCGGGCAAGAAAGTAGCAGCGGCGGTGGTGGACGAGGCGGCGGCGGAGGAGGCCAACCCTCGCCACAAGACTTCATCCAAGCGCTTCGCGGTGGTGGTGGACGAGGCGGCGGCAATGCCGAAACCGCAACCAGCACGCCGTCAAAGATTGGCATTGCCGTCGATGCGAAAAGCAACTCGTTGATCGTGATCGCGACACCTCAAGACTTCAATGAAGTTCGTGCGCTGGTGGAACAGTTGGACGAAGGCGGAATGACCACCGAAGAAACGATCAGCACGTACACCATGCGGGGTGCGATCAATCCAGACGTGCTGAAGTTGGCGCTCGAGTCGATATTGGGCACTCAAGCAAAATCGACTTCGTCAAAGTCGGATACCGGATCGTCTTCCTCCACTGCGTCTTCGTCGTCGCCAGGAGGCGACGCCGCTGCACAATCGGCAGCCGACATTCAGCGGCGAGTGGAATTTTTCCGATCGATTCGTGGCGGTGACACTGGCGGCGGAAGTCCGTTCGGTGGACGCGGCGGTGGCGGATCGCCATTTGGCGGCGGTGGTGGTGGCGGTGGTGGTGGCGGTCGTCCAGGCGGTGGCGGTGGCGGTGGCGGTCGAGGCGGTCGCTAA
- a CDS encoding CBS domain-containing protein, whose amino-acid sequence MLKLSSGVSAFVLSVAGLVAAPYLLIWLACRNLQFWFARVVIALALAGCCVLGVYAFDAVSEDAQGGLNIIFASIYQPAGNDEVAAVMSGVPITARQDETLGRVANLMLKHQVHHIPIVNSNKKLVGMVSSIEFVRLAADGQGD is encoded by the coding sequence ATGCTCAAACTTTCGAGCGGCGTTTCGGCTTTCGTCCTTTCGGTCGCTGGCCTAGTCGCCGCGCCGTACTTACTGATTTGGCTCGCCTGCCGAAACCTTCAGTTTTGGTTCGCTCGTGTTGTGATCGCACTCGCCCTTGCTGGTTGTTGCGTGCTTGGCGTCTATGCTTTCGACGCGGTTAGCGAAGACGCACAAGGCGGGCTCAACATTATTTTCGCGTCTATCTACCAACCGGCTGGCAACGACGAAGTCGCCGCGGTGATGTCTGGCGTGCCGATCACCGCCCGACAGGATGAAACGCTCGGCCGCGTCGCAAATCTCATGTTGAAGCACCAGGTGCATCACATCCCGATCGTAAACAGCAACAAAAAGCTAGTTGGCATGGTTTCGTCGATTGAATTCGTTAGGCTAGCTGCTGACGGGCAGGGCGACTAA